The Fusarium poae strain DAOMC 252244 chromosome 2, whole genome shotgun sequence nucleotide sequence CAATTTCTCGATGGAACTATCTTCGGCTATCAAAATTCAGTGATGGCCATACTCGTCCTGAGCTTGTTGCTGGCAGGCTTCTATTGGAGCTGGTCACAAGAGCCTGAGATGGCATCTCTCTTTATACACGGTCCACCATGTGCAAGAAGTGAAAACAAGAAAGCTCAGAAATACTGTcctttcatcatcttcttcttgatgctATTCCGAGGATGCATTATTGGTGGTCTTCAGACGTACAGTTCTGCACAGGTTGGTCTCCTCTTGTCATGTGAAGCAATGCATCTCATGTCAATGACTTATTGGACTGGATTATCTCATCTCACATCACTTCCCGGTACTTTGTACATGGCTAGAATAATCTTATCTTCTATACATATCGGGTTCCTGCCAGGAGTGACAAGCCACTCGTGTAAGATAATCGTCGCCTATATCAATCTTTGTGGACATGTAATCGTCCTTGTCTTCATTTTTCTTATACCCATCCTTTTCGACCTTGGAAAGTTTGCACTTGGAAGGTATTCGGCAGTTATCTCCGACATTGAGAACGATATGCAAGCAACAGTAAGTCACCATCTGTCATCCCACAGACAACATCTGACATGTGCTCAGGCAGGGGATGCGTCAATATTTGGAGAGAATAACGAACTCGTGAAGTTGCAACGGAGCCTCTCGTCTGAGTCAAACACGTTATTGAATATGATATTGAGTCGTGAAACCAAGACATTTGGCGACAAAGATATCAGAAGGATACAACCGGAAATCCTTTCATTGTTTATGAGGAATGTACAAGGGGAAGACGAACATACCAATGTTTGTGACATCTCCAGAGCTTTTAGTGGTTCATCCAATACTTTTGTTGGCTCAACACAATCAGATGTAGAGATAAAATCAGCTGTTGATGTATCAACTGATACACTGGCTTCTTATCTTGTCTCCAAGGAAAACTCGGCAATTCGGAATACACCAATGGATCAAGATCTGGACCATCCGATCAACGAGTACTTTATATCCACCTCTCACAACACCTACCTTCTCGGTCGTCAAGTGGCCACTCGTTCGAAATTGGAGGGATACATCGAAACTCTGTCCCAAGGATGTCGATCAGTGGAAATCGACTGTTGGGATGGACGAAATGGTCAGCCTATTGTCAAGCATGGATACAGTCTCACAAAGTCTGTCAGCTTTCGATCTGTGATAGACACTATTAATGAACATGCCTTTGTGAGCTCTGATCTGCCTCTATGGTTGTCACTAGAGGTCCACTGTTGCAGTTCACAGAGGGACATCATGGCTCAGATTATGATCGACGTATTCGGATCAAGTTTAATCACGGAGCCAATCCCCGGGTGTCTGAGGACATTGCCTTCTCCAAGCCAGCTACAGGGAAATATACTGATCAAAGCCAAGATGCCACAAGATACAGGCTCAAAGGATAGCGGCCAGGAAGATGGTGATGCCGTCAGCAAGGATCATAAGCAAAATGAAGTTGATTCAAAGCCTGAAAGCAGAGTTGGGAGCGCCTCAGTCACACACCACTTGCAGCGAGAAGGTCGTCAAGAAGACTTGCTACAGAGATTGGCTATTTACGGTGCTGGCAAGCGGTTGCCTCATTCAGACGCCATAGACTCACACAAGAACTTTATTTACTCTATATCCGAGACAAAGTTCAAGAAACGCATCAGCAAGGAACAGTCTATTGGGTTGATTGGCACGCAGCACATGGTTCGAGTATACCCCGATCCAAATCGTGTCGATTCGTCCAACTTTGATCCATTAAAGTGTTGGCAGCACGGGGTCCAGATGGTAGCTCTTAACTACCAGACGCACGACTTCAATATGAGGTTGAATGATGCCTTATTCACTGGGAGTTTGGGATATGTGCTAAAAGCACAACCGGAACCAAAGCAGATCCGCATCGTATTTGATGTTCTCATGGCACGAGTACGACGGGTAGGAGCCGATAGCCTTGTGTTTGtcgagcttgagcttcttctaCCCGATATACCTAGTCAAAGAGTTCGGACTACAGCTGTGTTAGCTCATGGAGCAGATGCTGCTTTTGACCAGAATCTGGACATTTCTATAGGAACAAAGTACCCTCACTTGGCGTTCTTGCACTGGTCTGTCAAGAGTCCGTCTAATAGTCGACCTATATTGATGCAATCAGGGATTGCAAAAGTAAGTAATCTGAGGAAGGGGTACCGTGTGCTACCTCTTGGCGGCACGGAAATGAAAAGTGGCCATATTTTGTGTAAAATTAGCGTCAATGTATTGTAGCGAAGCACTTTTAGATCATTGATTTCACGTTGTACCTTTAGGTGAAGCCTGACCAGTATACAGGCGAGAATACTCAATACTTATTAGTTGGGCAAACTGGCCCTTTATGCGCTCATGATTGTATATTATCCTCTTGTTCTACGTTGTACTGTTCGCTGCCTATACATTTGAACCGCCGGCGTAGTTTGAATAGAACTGCGTCTGCGTTTACTATGGTATATTTGTCCGAGTAAATTGCCGTAAGTTTATGttctttgttgtttcttATGATCTCTTAAGCTTTCGCCCAAGCCTTCTCAGTTTCCTCTGGGTTCTCAACAAAGCTATTACTCCTATATTTGGCCGTCTGGTTGGGCCTGTTACCATAGGTGCGAGATTGGGTTGCTCCATtgaaagatatattttatatgTAACAAGCTATTTACCACTGAGATTTGCgttaaaagaaagaaactTGGGTATTGTACCAATTATGGGTAGGATATTGTGAGAAATGAAAGGTTATGTCATGAACTGATCGCGACGCCCTTGACGTCCATGTCATCAAGCTTGATAGAGTCATCGCCTTGTGACGAATTGCACTCTATAATCTGATCTGTAGAATCACTTCGCGTCTTGGTCTTCCCCCCGTTAACAATGACAGTGTGTCTGGATCTAGTTTGACCGAAATCATCCCTCTGAGATGGAGTGAAATGGTTTTGATGGCTGTTTTGGTGATAACGATCTCGCGATGACGGGTAATCTTGACTACCAGCGCTGAACTTGAGTTTAGAGGAAAGAAGATCAATGCTGCCATTATTAGTACATGTCTTGGCAGAATATGATATGACTTACTACAAGACCATAGAATAAAGGCAAAAGACAGCATAGAAAAAACGATCGAGTTGTGTGGCAATATTCTCAGCCGTTTGACCAGCAGTTTTGAACGAATGTGTAACAGCACGAAGTACACCCTGTAAGGCCAGAAGTGCTACTCTCATTTCTGTGCTCCTAGCCAAGTATTGGAAAAGACCACCGCTACGTGCAATTTCAGCAGATGATGCCTTGGCCGTGGTGAAAAGAACCATGAGAAAATAGGCACTGAGGCATTCGAGCAGAGCGATCAAACCGAAGTAGCCGATATGGATGTGGTTGATGGTCATGAGTAAGTCGTTGTTTTCGGCGAGGATAGAGCGAACTCGGAaggcgatgatgacgattCGTACCATGACGATACCTGCAATACCTGTCCAAAATAGGGAGGCAAATACTCTCCATCTCAAACCACGGAGAACTCGCTTCAGAATGATGTAACTGTAAAACAAAAGCCCGGCTTCTTGTAGCTAGGAATAATCAGTTGGAGGAGCTGTTCCCAGTTGGTGGATGTTACCGTACCAGCCAGAAGATGTCTGCAAACACCGAAGCTATCGCGGTATAGATCGGGGGATGTTGTTGATAGTAGACATAATAGCACAGCCCGTTGGCGATAGCTCCAGCCGCTGATGAAAACATAGGCACAGCGGCCAGTAACGTCCAGTTAGTGATACCACATACTAGGCATCCGAGCAGAACATTTCCCATGCATATAGTTGACAGGATAGACCAACTGAGCTCGAAAAATACCGGCACTGCTGCAGACGCCATTGTCGATGACTCAGATCAAGCAATACAAAAAACAAAGATGAACAAAGTGACAGGAGGCTGAGAAAAAGCAATGTGACATGGGCGAGTAGTTTAAAAGAATTATCCTGGACTAGATGATCAACCTCCTTTTCCGTTAGACAGATCGAGACACATGTACACTGCCTGTGCCTGTCACATCATGAAGCTTGTCTTGACCCCTGATCCTGACTCGATATCAGGTCGTTGGTTCAAGTCAAGCCACAAATGTATTACTTACGTACCAGGTAATCAAAAACGAAACCCGGGATTTGCAGAGAGCGTCCCGAACTGGATGCATTCCGAGGTCAAACATTGGCCAGAGAATGTCAAATCCTTGTTAATGACTGATATTAATCTGGAAGCTGAAGTCGGTTCCCCCGTAGTCACGAAATTGGGCAGCCATCTAAAGAATGGTTGGTAGACTAAAGCTTCTGGCAGTGAAACTAAGAAACTTTAACTAAGCTTGGGCTGCAACTAAGCTTGATTGAAAGGGGCCTTGACTCGTGTCCCCACGGGGAAACGAGGGGGATTCTCCAACGGTACTAAATAGAGTTCCGACTTTCGGCACCTGTCTATGCGTTGTCTCGCTTCAGTTACCTTCAAAAGGAAAAGCAAACGTCAGGGCCACTGCCGTACTAATGTTTAGTAGTCTTGGGTAAACGAAAAATCACATCCATTGTAGTAATTCGTCTTTTAGTCTTGACCCCCTGCCAGGCTAATGTCCCATAAACTCATGATGTTAAACG carries:
- a CDS encoding hypothetical protein (TransMembrane:7 (o12-32i39-63o69-97i109-130o150-175i196-213o233-251i)), coding for MASAAVPVFFELSWSILSTICMGNVLLGCLVCGITNWTLLAAVPMFSSAAGAIANGLCYYVYYQQHPPIYTAIASVFADIFWLLQEAGLLFYSYIILKRVLRGLRWRVFASLFWTGIAGIVMVRIVIIAFRVRSILAENNDLLMTINHIHIGYFGLIALLECLSAYFLMVLFTTAKASSAEIARSGGLFQYLARSTEMRVALLALQGVLRAVTHSFKTAGQTAENIATQLDRFFYAVFCLYSMVLYIDLLSSKLKFSAGSQDYPSSRDRYHQNSHQNHFTPSQRDDFGQTRSRHTVIVNGGKTKTRSDSTDQIIECNSSQGDDSIKLDDMDVKGVAISS